In a genomic window of Streptomyces roseoviridis:
- a CDS encoding tRNA-dependent cyclodipeptide synthase produces the protein MTQAAYAPAETLRLQPYTDHCRVIAEEGAHVVIGVSPGNSYFTAQRLRDLARWGLDHFDRVDLVYTDLHVADMYEALGYGADEARRKAVKNLRGVRAKVGAAVAETDPTGVRVRARGMSEFGAVPAYQELHRRVVAAVAGDPVVRETCDALAGIFLAGKLTPGQEISERQRQVCRAYICAEVPLFLDTPAILGVPSSLNCYHQALPLADLLYARGSGLRASRNQGHGILTPVPSAEGDAR, from the coding sequence GTGACTCAGGCGGCATATGCCCCTGCCGAGACGCTCCGACTTCAGCCGTACACCGACCACTGCCGTGTCATCGCCGAAGAGGGCGCACACGTGGTCATCGGCGTCTCACCGGGAAACAGCTATTTCACCGCCCAACGGCTGCGCGATCTGGCGCGCTGGGGGCTGGACCACTTCGATCGGGTCGATCTCGTCTACACCGATCTGCATGTCGCCGACATGTACGAGGCCCTCGGCTACGGGGCCGACGAAGCGCGGCGCAAGGCCGTGAAGAACCTGCGAGGAGTACGGGCGAAGGTCGGCGCGGCCGTCGCCGAGACCGATCCGACGGGCGTCCGGGTGCGGGCCCGGGGGATGTCGGAGTTCGGGGCGGTGCCCGCGTACCAGGAGCTGCACCGGCGGGTGGTGGCGGCGGTGGCCGGCGACCCGGTGGTGCGGGAGACGTGTGACGCCCTCGCCGGGATCTTCCTGGCCGGGAAACTGACGCCGGGGCAGGAGATCAGCGAGCGGCAGCGGCAGGTGTGCCGGGCGTACATCTGCGCCGAGGTGCCGCTGTTCCTGGACACGCCCGCGATCCTCGGGGTGCCGTCCTCGCTCAACTGCTACCACCAGGCACTGCCGTTGGCCGACCTGCTGTACGCCCGGGGGTCCGGGCTGCGGGCCTCGCGCAATCAGGGGCACGGCATCCTCACCCCCGTCCCGTCCGCCGAAGGAGATGCGCGATGA